From Micromonospora sp. NBC_01699, a single genomic window includes:
- a CDS encoding ABC transporter ATP-binding protein has translation MLLEIDNLTLLYGRIQALHGISLTVAEGEIVALIGANGAGKTTTMRAISGLHPVAGGSIRFNGTDVTKLRADLRVIRGIGQSPEGRGVFPGMTVHENLEMGAYTRRDKAAIAEDLEMVYGLFPRLLERRKQPGGTLSGGEQQMLAVGRAMMTRPRLLLLDEPSMGLAPKLIQQIFEIITRINQQGTTVLLVEQNAQQALSRAHRGYVLETGRIVKEGSGRDLLHDPAVKEAYLGVA, from the coding sequence ATGCTGCTTGAGATCGATAACCTGACCCTGCTCTACGGTCGGATCCAGGCGCTGCACGGGATCAGCCTGACCGTTGCCGAGGGCGAGATCGTGGCCCTGATCGGGGCCAACGGCGCCGGCAAGACCACCACGATGCGGGCCATCTCCGGCCTGCACCCGGTCGCCGGCGGCTCGATCCGGTTCAACGGCACCGACGTCACCAAGCTCCGGGCCGACCTGCGGGTGATCCGCGGGATCGGGCAGTCGCCCGAGGGCCGGGGCGTCTTCCCCGGCATGACGGTGCACGAGAACCTGGAGATGGGCGCCTACACCCGACGGGACAAGGCGGCCATCGCCGAGGACCTGGAAATGGTGTACGGGCTCTTCCCCCGGCTGCTGGAGCGCCGCAAGCAACCCGGCGGCACCCTGTCCGGCGGCGAGCAGCAGATGCTGGCGGTCGGTCGGGCGATGATGACCCGGCCCCGCCTGTTGCTGCTGGACGAGCCGTCGATGGGTCTGGCGCCGAAGCTGATCCAGCAGATCTTCGAGATCATCACGCGGATCAACCAGCAGGGCACCACGGTCCTGCTGGTGGAGCAGAACGCGCAGCAGGCGTTGTCCCGGGCGCACCGGGGCTACGTGCTGGAGACCGGCCGGATCGTCAAGGAGGGCTCCGGACGGGACCTCCTGCACGACCCGGCGGTCAAGGAGGCGTACCTGGGCGTGGCGTGA